In the genome of Streptomyces pactum, one region contains:
- a CDS encoding ArsR/SmtB family transcription factor produces the protein MTEVPSRAPTGDELLKVLTALANPHRMRIVAALMDGGRNYVSRLAREIGMGRPLLHMHLQRLEAAGLVSGTLELSEEGRAMKFFEVTPFCYALTPHTVRAAAHTLTEETKVMEETTG, from the coding sequence ATGACCGAGGTTCCGTCGCGGGCGCCGACCGGCGACGAGTTGCTGAAGGTCCTCACCGCCCTGGCGAACCCGCACCGGATGCGGATCGTCGCGGCGCTGATGGACGGGGGCCGCAACTACGTGAGCCGGCTCGCCCGTGAGATCGGGATGGGCCGTCCGCTGCTCCACATGCATCTGCAGCGGCTGGAGGCGGCGGGCCTGGTCAGCGGCACCCTGGAGTTGTCGGAGGAGGGGAGGGCGATGAAGTTCTTCGAGGTCACGCCGTTCTGCTACGCGCTCACCCCGCACACGGTCCGCGCGGCCGCGCACACGCTCACCGAGGAGACCAAGGTCATGGAGGAGACAACGGGATGA
- the eccCa gene encoding type VII secretion protein EccCa: MTTRLIHRPARTTRPLRTPEPRAVEPPPNLPEGGTGGFAMTLMPIAGVTSSVVMMTVLRSSQFAVIGALVLVVTVIGAIVLLLSQRGKAQRTRRRQRERYLEYVEELREELGAEERERRARARVLDPPPRALYDIVADPARLWERRRADPDFLRVRIGTGEMPARTLTVTEQGGSVLTPPDRFMLNEARALTERFGTAADLPLTVPLDRVGDVSVVGEREAVLRVARAILVQTAVFHAPDDVALAVAAPAAAAADWEWVKWLPHLLAPEERDGPVAARRRASGLPQLARLLARDLRGRASYAAEIRRGLSGRDALVMAGRMLVVSDAHGEAAQELPRPDEAVGPADMGITVLHLVGERVREPGQVSVRITVEGDRVFVEDLRGAEPVTAHGTLDPVTTAGAEGLARTLAPLRLSAEALADAPLSGPVDFTELLGIEDPGALDVGRMWAPRGERAFLRVPIGVSDAREPVLLDLKESAELGMGPHGLCVGATGSGKSELLRTLVLALVAGHPPEDLALVLVDYKGGATFAPFEGLPHVAGVITNLENHAGLVERVHASLAGEVKRRQQVLKDAGHVADIGQYAALRTMRPELPPLPHLFVVIDEFGELLTAKPDFIDLFLSIGRIGRSIGVHLLLSSQRIEGGKLKGLDTYLSYRLGLRTFSADESRTVLDTTDAFHLPPLPGFGYLKVDTSAYERFKAGYVSGPYRGPARRDTDPAGPTVLPYPAHNGLDPAGAAEPDEEPVTRHRDTGPTVLSVMVGQLRAAAPPVRRIWLPPLPDALTLDRAGGPLTIDERGMRFARHPGTLRAPLGLLDDPARQWQGQWIIDLTVAGGHLAVIGGPQSGKTTLLRTLALSLALTHTPREVGIYGLDLVGGGLQALTALPHVGGVAGRSDRERAARTVEEVHGMLLEREDVFREHGIDSVERLRELRAAGGVPELPSTDIVLLIDGFGGLRDDFEALDDGVGDILKRGGGYGIHVVAGMLRWNDVRIAHQATFGTQVELRLNEPGDSTIDRKLAETLTPEDTGRALTDGKRFAQVALPRIDSLPETPDLGAAVAHAARAVRDAWPGEPARPVRVLPAQVPADRLPPVAAEPRRVPIGLDQRALDPVLLDLFAHDQHLLVLGDSECGKTNLLRLIARGLTERYSDDELVFGIMDPRRGLREVVPEPYRGGYAHNGRLAGALATGIAAELDKRMPDDTADAGPPAPGTWGGGPRIVILVDDYDVLTTAGQQPLAPFIPYVPSAPDIGLHFVVTRRVAGSSRALYEPFLSTLRESGTSALVMTGDRTEGQLFPRVYASARPPGRGTFIRRGAPDRLIQTALADGAGLPTEDRAGSGDT, translated from the coding sequence ATGACCACCCGGCTGATCCACCGGCCCGCCCGGACCACCCGCCCGCTGCGCACCCCGGAGCCGCGGGCCGTCGAACCCCCGCCGAACCTCCCCGAGGGCGGGACCGGCGGGTTCGCCATGACGCTCATGCCCATCGCGGGCGTGACCAGCTCCGTCGTCATGATGACCGTGCTGCGCAGCAGCCAGTTCGCGGTCATCGGCGCGCTGGTGCTGGTGGTCACCGTGATCGGCGCGATCGTGCTGCTGCTGTCCCAGCGGGGCAAGGCGCAGCGCACCCGCCGCCGGCAGCGCGAGCGCTACCTGGAGTACGTGGAGGAACTGCGCGAGGAACTCGGCGCGGAGGAGAGGGAGCGCCGGGCGCGGGCCCGTGTCCTGGACCCGCCGCCCCGGGCCCTGTACGACATCGTGGCGGACCCGGCCCGGCTGTGGGAGCGGCGCCGGGCGGACCCGGACTTCCTGCGGGTCCGGATCGGCACCGGAGAGATGCCGGCGCGCACATTGACCGTGACCGAACAGGGCGGCAGCGTGCTCACGCCACCCGACCGGTTCATGCTGAACGAGGCCCGGGCGCTGACGGAACGGTTCGGCACCGCGGCCGATCTGCCGCTGACCGTGCCGCTGGACCGGGTGGGCGACGTGAGCGTGGTGGGCGAGCGGGAGGCCGTGCTGCGGGTGGCGCGGGCGATCCTGGTGCAGACCGCCGTGTTCCACGCCCCGGACGACGTGGCCCTCGCGGTGGCCGCGCCCGCCGCCGCGGCGGCGGACTGGGAGTGGGTGAAGTGGCTGCCGCACCTGCTGGCCCCGGAGGAACGGGACGGTCCGGTGGCCGCCCGGCGCCGTGCCTCCGGCCTCCCGCAGCTGGCCCGGCTGCTCGCCCGCGACCTGCGCGGCCGGGCCTCGTACGCGGCGGAGATCCGGCGCGGACTGTCCGGCCGGGACGCCCTGGTCATGGCCGGCCGGATGCTGGTGGTGAGCGACGCCCACGGCGAGGCGGCCCAGGAGCTGCCCCGCCCGGACGAGGCGGTCGGGCCGGCCGACATGGGGATCACCGTGCTCCACCTGGTCGGTGAGCGGGTGCGGGAGCCGGGCCAGGTGTCGGTGCGGATCACCGTCGAGGGCGACCGGGTGTTCGTCGAGGACCTGCGCGGCGCGGAACCCGTTACCGCGCACGGCACCCTCGACCCGGTGACCACGGCCGGTGCCGAGGGTCTGGCCAGGACGCTCGCGCCGCTGCGGCTGTCGGCGGAGGCCCTGGCCGACGCGCCGCTGTCCGGGCCGGTGGACTTCACCGAACTGCTGGGCATCGAGGACCCGGGGGCGCTGGACGTCGGGCGGATGTGGGCGCCGCGCGGGGAGCGGGCGTTCCTCCGGGTGCCGATCGGCGTGAGCGACGCCCGGGAGCCGGTGCTGCTGGACCTGAAGGAGTCCGCCGAACTGGGCATGGGGCCGCACGGCCTGTGCGTCGGCGCGACCGGCTCCGGCAAGAGCGAACTGCTGCGTACCCTGGTGCTCGCCCTGGTGGCCGGGCACCCGCCGGAGGACCTGGCGCTGGTGCTGGTGGACTACAAGGGCGGTGCCACGTTCGCCCCGTTCGAGGGGCTGCCGCACGTGGCGGGGGTGATCACCAACCTGGAGAACCACGCGGGCCTGGTGGAGCGGGTGCACGCCAGCCTCGCCGGTGAGGTGAAGCGGCGCCAGCAGGTGCTCAAGGACGCCGGGCACGTCGCGGACATCGGGCAGTACGCGGCGCTGCGCACCATGCGGCCCGAACTGCCGCCGCTGCCGCACCTGTTCGTGGTCATCGACGAGTTCGGCGAGCTGCTCACCGCCAAACCGGACTTCATCGACCTGTTCCTGTCCATCGGCCGGATCGGCCGGAGCATCGGCGTCCACCTGCTGCTGTCCAGTCAGCGCATCGAGGGCGGCAAGCTCAAGGGCCTGGACACCTACCTCTCCTACCGGCTGGGCCTGCGGACCTTCTCCGCCGACGAGAGCCGCACCGTCCTGGACACCACCGACGCCTTCCACCTGCCGCCGCTGCCGGGCTTCGGCTACCTGAAGGTGGACACCAGCGCCTACGAACGGTTCAAGGCCGGCTACGTGTCCGGTCCCTACCGGGGCCCGGCGCGGCGGGACACCGACCCCGCGGGCCCCACGGTGCTGCCCTACCCGGCCCACAACGGGCTCGACCCGGCCGGGGCGGCCGAACCGGACGAGGAACCGGTCACCCGGCACCGCGACACCGGCCCCACGGTCCTGTCCGTCATGGTCGGGCAACTGCGCGCCGCGGCCCCGCCGGTGCGCCGGATCTGGCTGCCGCCGCTGCCCGACGCGCTGACCCTGGACCGCGCAGGCGGCCCGCTGACCATCGACGAACGCGGCATGCGGTTCGCCCGGCACCCCGGGACCCTGCGGGCCCCGCTCGGCCTGCTCGACGACCCGGCCCGCCAGTGGCAGGGGCAGTGGATCATCGACCTCACGGTGGCCGGCGGGCACCTGGCCGTCATCGGCGGTCCCCAGTCCGGCAAGACCACCCTGCTGCGCACCCTCGCGCTGTCGCTGGCGCTGACCCACACGCCGCGCGAGGTCGGCATCTACGGGCTGGACCTGGTCGGCGGCGGCCTCCAGGCGCTCACCGCGCTGCCGCACGTCGGCGGGGTGGCCGGCCGGTCCGACCGGGAGCGGGCGGCGCGCACGGTGGAGGAGGTGCACGGGATGCTGCTGGAGCGCGAGGACGTCTTCCGGGAGCACGGCATCGACTCGGTGGAGCGGCTCCGGGAACTGCGGGCCGCCGGCGGGGTCCCCGAACTGCCCTCCACCGACATCGTGCTGCTGATCGACGGCTTCGGCGGGCTGCGCGACGACTTCGAGGCGCTCGACGACGGGGTGGGCGACATCCTCAAACGCGGCGGCGGGTACGGCATCCACGTCGTGGCCGGGATGCTGCGCTGGAACGACGTGCGGATCGCCCACCAAGCGACCTTCGGGACGCAGGTGGAGCTGCGGCTCAACGAACCGGGCGACAGCACCATCGACCGGAAACTGGCCGAGACGCTCACCCCCGAGGACACCGGGCGGGCACTGACCGACGGCAAGCGGTTCGCCCAGGTCGCGCTGCCCCGGATCGACAGCCTGCCGGAGACGCCGGACCTCGGCGCGGCCGTGGCCCACGCCGCCCGGGCGGTCCGGGACGCGTGGCCCGGCGAGCCCGCCCGGCCGGTCCGCGTCCTGCCCGCGCAGGTCCCGGCCGACCGCCTGCCCCCGGTCGCCGCCGAACCCCGGCGGGTGCCCATCGGCCTGGACCAGCGGGCCCTCGACCCGGTGCTGCTGGACCTGTTCGCGCACGACCAGCACCTGCTCGTGCTCGGCGACAGCGAGTGCGGCAAGACCAACCTGCTGCGGCTGATCGCCCGCGGGCTGACCGAGCGGTACTCCGACGACGAACTGGTCTTCGGCATCATGGATCCGCGCCGGGGCCTGCGGGAGGTGGTGCCCGAGCCGTACCGGGGCGGCTACGCCCACAACGGCCGGCTCGCCGGGGCACTGGCCACGGGCATCGCGGCCGAACTGGACAAGCGCATGCCGGACGACACGGCGGACGCCGGGCCGCCGGCGCCGGGCACCTGGGGCGGCGGCCCCCGGATCGTGATCCTGGTGGACGACTACGACGTGCTGACCACCGCCGGCCAGCAACCGCTGGCGCCGTTCATCCCGTACGTCCCGTCCGCACCGGACATCGGGCTGCACTTCGTCGTCACCCGCCGGGTTGCCGGGTCCTCCCGCGCCCTCTACGAACCCTTCCTGAGCACGCTGCGGGAGAGCGGGACGTCCGCGCTGGTGATGACCGGTGACCGTACCGAGGGGCAGTTGTTCCCCCGGGTGTACGCGTCGGCCCGGCCGCCCGGACGCGGCACCTTCATCCGTCGCGGTGCCCCCGACCGGCTGATCCAGACCGCGCTCGCCGACGGGGCCGGTCTGCCGACGGAGGACCGCGCGGGGAGCGGTGACACGTGA
- a CDS encoding phosphorothioated DNA-binding restriction endonuclease, translating to MDWLERIAKLRQWSRNGTRAPHKPLLLLYALGRFQEDPDGDLRYSAVEQDLQRLLTEYGPPHRTTPAYPFHHLVGDGVWEVRTDRGPGSPGTGVRDLRETGATGRLAPELRSALRRDPDLLGRVARSLLDLHFPPSLHGELCEAVGLELDPVVTTVLPAARRQRDGRMRELVLTAYEYRCAFCGYDGRIGAVPVGLEAAHVRWWAFGGPDEAENGLCLCSLHHKLFDKGVLGVGDGHRVLVSQHFVGHSPAAREHVIALAGRPLVGPQPGARPVAAVHRDWHLREVFRGEPRPAAAG from the coding sequence ATGGACTGGCTGGAGCGGATCGCGAAGCTGCGGCAGTGGAGCCGGAACGGTACCCGTGCGCCGCACAAGCCGCTGCTGCTCCTGTACGCCCTCGGCCGGTTCCAGGAGGACCCGGACGGTGACCTGCGGTACAGCGCGGTGGAGCAGGACCTCCAGCGGCTGCTGACCGAGTACGGCCCGCCGCACCGGACGACCCCCGCCTACCCCTTCCACCACCTGGTCGGTGACGGCGTGTGGGAGGTGCGCACCGATCGCGGACCGGGCAGCCCGGGCACCGGGGTGCGGGACCTCCGGGAGACGGGCGCCACCGGACGGCTCGCGCCGGAACTGCGGTCGGCGCTGCGGCGCGACCCTGACCTGCTCGGCCGCGTGGCCCGGTCGCTGCTCGATCTGCACTTCCCGCCCTCCCTCCACGGCGAGCTGTGCGAGGCGGTCGGTCTGGAGCTCGACCCGGTGGTCACGACGGTGCTCCCGGCGGCGCGGCGGCAGCGGGACGGGCGGATGCGGGAGCTGGTGCTGACCGCCTACGAGTACCGGTGCGCCTTCTGCGGCTACGACGGCCGGATCGGCGCGGTGCCGGTCGGGCTGGAGGCCGCCCATGTGCGGTGGTGGGCGTTCGGCGGCCCGGACGAGGCCGAGAACGGCCTGTGCCTGTGCTCCCTGCACCACAAGCTGTTCGACAAGGGCGTCCTCGGGGTGGGAGACGGTCACCGCGTCCTGGTTTCCCAGCACTTCGTCGGTCACAGCCCCGCCGCCCGCGAGCACGTCATAGCCCTCGCCGGCCGCCCGCTCGTCGGCCCGCAGCCCGGTGCCCGCCCGGTCGCGGCGGTCCACCGCGACTGGCACCTGCGGGAGGTCTTCCGCGGCGAGCCGCGACCGGCCGCGGCCGGCTGA
- a CDS encoding DUF6177 family protein produces the protein MTKDVIVLTEQMPDNWTLLAGLLAGGPDVELRTAGDGAVIQLCDGGGRPLVSVEAPLLVRVPGEAARLLGEEAPEQRGPVWWLEARASTAVPEAEQVAGVFAGRLAHRLRGRIWPPDAVPAAGIEDPVALEGVTPAPVPAAAQPAVDVLTDQVAVVLQDRPVVAMTAWLSDALAAALASGRGLQIVTGAGCRLSLPTSSLLIGPGTRWVVRDGHGGYYDGRSGAVLHWHGGAFTTVGDRTAEVPVHQGYQHLATTGERQLTLTVHTRHPADDRLLLGGALEDVCRALTGSPPSGWGTAEPVPHPWSRRRLTEFARERSPAPTWFVAVGDPGARPAIATLTVSRTTGGVEEQLTFTAGYGPDDPPALDALPGLVGRLVREHRLVSTVAQVRAGRRDLTVPARLQAPPVPVAFVLGSEEVRDVGAEHAARPPIAAEPLRLGPATAPALYYPLGDGTSGAAWAAYEKLIRHLRPDMP, from the coding sequence ATGACCAAGGACGTGATCGTCCTCACCGAGCAGATGCCGGACAACTGGACCCTGCTGGCGGGGCTGCTCGCCGGCGGCCCGGACGTGGAGCTGCGGACCGCCGGTGACGGCGCGGTCATCCAGCTCTGCGACGGCGGGGGCCGGCCCCTGGTGTCGGTGGAGGCACCGCTCCTGGTGCGGGTGCCGGGTGAGGCCGCCCGCTTGCTGGGGGAGGAGGCCCCCGAGCAGCGCGGGCCCGTCTGGTGGCTGGAGGCCCGGGCCTCCACCGCCGTACCGGAGGCGGAACAGGTCGCCGGGGTCTTCGCCGGCCGCCTGGCCCACCGGCTGCGGGGCCGGATCTGGCCGCCCGACGCGGTCCCGGCGGCGGGCATCGAGGACCCGGTCGCGCTGGAGGGGGTCACCCCGGCGCCGGTGCCCGCCGCGGCGCAACCCGCGGTGGACGTCCTCACCGACCAGGTGGCGGTGGTGCTCCAGGACCGCCCGGTCGTGGCGATGACCGCCTGGTTGTCGGACGCCCTCGCCGCGGCGCTCGCCTCCGGCCGCGGTCTGCAGATCGTCACCGGTGCCGGGTGCCGCCTCTCCCTGCCGACCAGCTCGCTGCTGATCGGGCCGGGCACCCGCTGGGTGGTCCGCGACGGGCACGGCGGCTACTACGACGGCCGGTCCGGCGCGGTGCTGCACTGGCACGGCGGCGCCTTCACCACGGTGGGGGACCGGACGGCGGAGGTGCCGGTGCACCAGGGGTACCAGCACCTGGCCACCACCGGCGAACGGCAGTTGACCCTCACCGTGCACACCCGGCACCCGGCCGACGACCGGCTCCTGCTGGGCGGGGCCCTGGAGGACGTCTGCCGGGCGCTGACCGGCTCCCCGCCGTCCGGATGGGGTACGGCGGAGCCCGTGCCGCACCCGTGGTCGCGCCGGCGGCTCACCGAGTTCGCCCGGGAGCGCTCCCCGGCGCCGACCTGGTTCGTCGCCGTGGGGGACCCCGGGGCCCGGCCCGCCATCGCGACCCTGACGGTCTCCCGCACCACCGGCGGAGTCGAGGAGCAGCTGACGTTCACCGCCGGGTACGGGCCGGACGATCCGCCGGCCCTGGACGCCCTCCCCGGACTGGTCGGACGGTTGGTCCGCGAACACCGGCTGGTGTCCACGGTGGCGCAGGTCCGCGCCGGGCGCCGGGACCTGACGGTTCCGGCGCGCCTCCAGGCACCGCCGGTCCCGGTCGCGTTCGTGCTCGGGTCCGAGGAGGTCCGGGACGTCGGGGCCGAGCACGCGGCGCGGCCCCCGATCGCGGCGGAACCACTGCGCCTCGGTCCCGCGACCGCTCCCGCCCTGTACTACCCGCTCGGAGACGGTACGTCGGGTGCGGCCTGGGCGGCGTACGAGAAGCTGATCCGGCACCTCAGGCCCGACATGCCGTGA
- a CDS encoding nuclease-related domain-containing protein, which translates to MSGLQVSVWKRYGHDRLYVNQDGKKVAWFDRRTGYLELLAEEQRDAVLDALAPYLAASSLPVAHKALRSEDDLAGNRPGHALQTKVDELAPGFWRWALARLSGRRLEVDSWRTGLVGERRVGVELERLVPRGWRVLHSIPLAGDVDIDHVLIGPGGVFCVNTKCHRGARVWVGDDSVRIGGQSYPYVRKSRAEARRASVALTHACGFPVEVQPVLAFVAVAELLIVPSLLDVRVLQERDIAAFKRLKTGWGPDKVELVYTAARDRRTWVRS; encoded by the coding sequence GTGAGCGGCTTACAGGTCTCCGTATGGAAGCGTTACGGCCATGACCGTCTCTACGTGAATCAGGATGGCAAGAAGGTCGCATGGTTCGACCGCCGCACGGGGTATCTGGAGCTTCTGGCTGAGGAGCAGCGGGACGCGGTGCTCGACGCCCTCGCTCCCTACCTTGCAGCTTCATCTTTGCCTGTAGCGCATAAGGCACTGCGTTCTGAAGACGACCTTGCGGGGAACCGCCCAGGGCACGCGCTGCAGACGAAGGTGGACGAACTGGCGCCCGGCTTCTGGCGGTGGGCGTTGGCCAGGTTGTCCGGTAGGCGCCTGGAGGTGGACAGCTGGCGTACCGGACTGGTCGGCGAGCGTCGTGTGGGAGTGGAGCTGGAGAGGCTGGTGCCGCGCGGCTGGCGAGTATTGCATTCCATACCCCTGGCAGGCGATGTCGACATCGACCACGTCCTGATCGGGCCGGGCGGAGTCTTTTGTGTCAACACGAAGTGCCATCGCGGGGCACGTGTGTGGGTGGGCGACGACTCGGTTCGAATAGGCGGCCAGTCGTACCCCTACGTGCGGAAAAGCCGAGCAGAGGCGCGTCGGGCGTCGGTCGCACTGACGCATGCATGTGGCTTCCCCGTCGAGGTGCAGCCGGTGCTCGCCTTCGTTGCGGTGGCAGAGCTACTGATCGTGCCGTCACTCCTGGACGTGCGTGTCCTTCAGGAGCGCGACATTGCAGCGTTCAAGCGCCTCAAGACTGGCTGGGGACCGGACAAAGTCGAGTTGGTGTACACGGCGGCACGTGATCGCCGCACATGGGTTCGCTCCTAA
- a CDS encoding response regulator, giving the protein MGELRPLADGLTAEGREFATALREIFTGLGVSVRRYAARRYRDAGTISRYLSGTRVPPWEFVFDLLTDLAEVRGSAVTPGTVELLRDLHRAAVQTGSSAGHAVEVLQHQLADADREARTSSVQEDALGEALLDRRHRIADLEVRLSQLEAAWAAERARAERLEQAFPDLPGLMRERDTLQREVCRLTDELEEVRRRGMLAEDRCQLLERQLAAVEGQHVGGPPATGGPYVPAQGPPGGDGVTAYAPVVGPPPKILLVDDQVDNLLAIQAVLATLGQETVTATSGREALKALLDHDDFAVILLDVQMPEMDGYETAAQIKRRRRNRDIPILFLTAMGADPEHSSRGYAAGGADYLSKPIDPWVLRAKVAIFTEICLERRHYARHLADGPGPPAPCPGHPEPSPTRP; this is encoded by the coding sequence ATGGGTGAGCTGCGTCCGCTGGCCGACGGACTGACCGCGGAAGGCCGGGAGTTCGCCACCGCGCTGCGGGAGATCTTCACCGGCCTGGGCGTCTCGGTGCGCCGGTACGCCGCCCGTCGGTACCGCGACGCCGGCACCATCTCCCGCTACCTCAGCGGGACCCGCGTACCGCCCTGGGAGTTCGTCTTCGACCTGCTCACCGACCTCGCGGAGGTCCGCGGCTCGGCCGTCACGCCGGGCACCGTCGAGCTGCTGCGCGACCTGCACCGCGCCGCCGTGCAGACCGGCAGTTCCGCCGGGCACGCGGTGGAGGTGCTCCAGCACCAACTGGCCGACGCCGACCGGGAGGCCCGTACCTCCAGCGTGCAGGAGGACGCGCTGGGCGAGGCGCTGCTGGACCGGCGGCACCGGATCGCCGACCTGGAGGTGCGGCTGAGCCAGCTGGAGGCGGCCTGGGCGGCGGAGCGGGCCCGCGCGGAGCGCCTGGAGCAGGCGTTCCCCGACCTGCCCGGCCTGATGCGGGAGCGCGACACGCTCCAGCGGGAGGTGTGCCGGCTCACCGACGAGCTGGAGGAGGTACGCCGCCGCGGCATGCTCGCCGAGGACCGCTGCCAGCTGCTGGAGCGGCAACTGGCCGCGGTCGAGGGGCAGCACGTGGGCGGGCCGCCCGCGACCGGGGGGCCGTACGTCCCGGCCCAGGGCCCACCGGGCGGGGACGGGGTCACGGCGTACGCACCCGTCGTCGGCCCGCCGCCGAAGATCCTGCTGGTGGACGACCAGGTGGACAACCTGCTGGCGATCCAGGCGGTGCTGGCCACCCTGGGGCAGGAGACCGTCACCGCCACCTCGGGCCGGGAGGCGCTCAAGGCGCTGCTCGACCACGACGACTTCGCGGTGATCCTGCTGGATGTGCAGATGCCGGAGATGGACGGCTACGAAACGGCGGCGCAGATCAAGCGGCGCCGCCGCAACCGCGACATCCCGATCCTCTTCCTCACCGCGATGGGGGCCGACCCCGAGCACTCCTCCCGGGGTTACGCGGCCGGCGGCGCGGACTACCTCTCCAAACCGATCGACCCCTGGGTGCTCCGGGCCAAGGTCGCCATCTTCACCGAGATCTGCCTCGAACGGCGCCACTACGCACGGCACCTGGCGGACGGGCCCGGGCCACCGGCCCCCTGCCCGGGACATCCGGAGCCGTCCCCGACCCGTCCCTGA